TAATTTTTTTTCCAATCAATTTAGAAGAGCTTTTTAGAGCTATTTCACCCACTTCAATATTAAAGTTATTTTTACCCATCACAATATCCATAAACTCCGTAACATTTGGCTTTAATATTGTATTGGCTATACTGACAGCTCCTATTGTGTATGGTGAAAAGACTTTATCTGCACCTGCCCAAAACATTTTTGTAGCCGATTCTTCATCTGAGGATCTGGCTATTACAAAAAGATTTTTGCTAAACCCTTTGGCAGTGAGCACTATGTAAACATTTTCAGCATCGCTGCTGACAACTGCAATCAATCCTTTTGCCTCTAAAATATTTGCTTCCATGAGCACAGATTCCTTTGTGGCATCCCCAATTATGTATATTATCCCTTTTTCATTAAAGTAATCAATTTTAGAATTATCTTTATCAATAACAACAAAGGGCACCTTTTTTTTATCCATCTTTCTCCTGCCTAATATCTTTCTTATTTCCCCTGCTACTACAATTTCAATAGCTTGAGTTGCTGCAAATGCAATCGTACCAGCCCCTGTCAGAATTATAAATATTGTAAAATATTTACCTGTTGTTGACAAGGGGAAAACTTCGCTAAACCCTACCGTTGTAATAGTA
Above is a genomic segment from Deferrivibrio essentukiensis containing:
- a CDS encoding potassium channel family protein — translated: MNPLRKIVISFLIIVSILAIGTIGYEYIEGVSFLDSFYMTVITITTVGFSEVFPLSTTGKYFTIFIILTGAGTIAFAATQAIEIVVAGEIRKILGRRKMDKKKVPFVVIDKDNSKIDYFNEKGIIYIIGDATKESVLMEANILEAKGLIAVVSSDAENVYIVLTAKGFSKNLFVIARSSDEESATKMFWAGADKVFSPYTIGAVSIANTILKPNVTEFMDIVMGKNNFNIEVGEIALKSSSKLIGKKIRESNIRKIGIIVVAIKKKTMDFIYNPGPDTVFEEGDTIIVLGQSNIIEQLENLI